Below is a genomic region from Demequina sp. NBRC 110054.
CGCGGATGCAGAGGACTTCCTTCGCACCCGTGTTGTCGGCGACGCGCAGTCGCGACTCCTGCTGAATCATGTCTGTCTCCTGTCGTCTGGTTCTCGCGGCGATTCAGGCCACGAGCCTGGTCGAACCTTCGTTACTTGGCCTTCTCGACGATCTCGACCAGGCGCCACCGCTTGGAAGCGGACAGCGGACGGGTCTCCATCACGACGACGAGGTCGCCGACACCGGCGGTGTTGGCCTCGTCGTGGGCCTTGATCTTGCTGGTACGACGCATCACCTTGCCGTAGAGGGGGTGCTTGACGCGGTCCTCCACCTCGACGGTGATCGTCTTGTTCATCTTGTCCGACACCACGTAGCCGCGGCGCGTCTTGCGGTCGGCACGCTCAGCGGCAGTGGCCGTCGTCTCATTCTTGCTAGACATGGTCTTCTACCTTCGCCTTACTGCTTCGCCGTAGGGGCGGTGCGGATGCCGAGCTCGCGCTCGCGCAGGATGGTGTAGATGCGGGCGATGTCGCGCTTCACTGCCTTGAGGCGGCCGTGGTTCTCCAGCTGGCCGGTGGCCGACTGGAAACGCAGGTTGAAGAGCTCAGCCTTGGCCTTCTTGAGCTCCTCCACGAGGCGCTCGTCCTCCATGGCGTCCAGCTCGGCGGGCAGCAGGCCCTTGGTACCGATAGCCATCAGATGTCACCACCCTCACGGGAAACGAAACGGGTCTTCATCGGCAGCTTGTGCTGCGCACGACGCATGGCCTCACGGGCCAGCTCCTCCGGAACACCGGCGAGCTCGAACAGGACGCGGCCGGGCTTCACGTTGGAGACCCACCACTCGGGCGAGCCCTTACCGGAGCCCATGCGGACCTCGGCAGGCTTCTTGGTCAGCGGACGGTCGGGGTAGATGTTGATCCACACCTTTCCACCACGCTTGATGTGACGCGTCATCGCGATACGGGCCGCCTCGATCTGGCGGTTGGTGACGTAGGCGGGCTCGAGAGCCTGGATGCCGTAGTCGCCGAACGACACCTCGGTGCCGCCCGTCGCAGCGCCCGAGCGACCCGGGTGGTGCTGCTTGCGGTACTTGACTCGACGGGGAATAAGCATTCTTAGCCCTCCTTGCCAGCGTCGGCCGCGGGGGCCTCAGCGGCGGGTGCGTCGGCCTTCGGGGCGTCCGAACGAGGGGCCGAGTCGCGGCGCGGGCCGCGGCCACCGCGGTCACCACGACCGCGCTGGGGACGAGGGGCCTTGGCCTGCTCGGCCGCCCACTCCTTCTCGGTCATGTCGCCCTTGTAGATCCACACCTTGACGCCGATCTGGCCGAACGTGGTGCGGGCCTCGAAGAAGCCGTAGTCGATGTTGGCGCGGAGAGTGTGCAGCGGCACACGGCCCTCGCGGTAGAACTCCGAGCGCGACATCTCGGCGCCGCCGAGGCGGCCCGAGCACTGCACGCGGACGCCCTTGGCGCCGGCGCGGAGCGCCGACTGGATGCCCTTGCGCATGGCGCGACGGAACGAGACGCGGGACGCGAGCTGCTCGGCGATGCCCTGGGCGACGAGCTGAGCGTCGACCTCGGCGTTCTTCACCTCGAGGATGTTCAGCTGGACCTGCTTGCCGGTCAGCTTCTCGAGGTTGGCGCGCAGCTTGTCGGCCTCCGCACCGCGGCGGCCGATCACGATGCCCGGACGAGCGGTGTGGAGGTCCACGCGGACGCGGCCACCAGTGCGCTCGATCTCGACCTTGGACACACCCGCGCGCTCAAGGCCCTGAGACATGAGCTTGCGGATCTTGACGTCCTCGTTCACGTAGTCGCGGTAGCGCTCGCCCGGCTTGGTCGAGTCCGCGAACCAGCGCGACCGGTGGTCGGTGGTGATGCCCAGGCGGTAGCCGTGGGGGTTGACCTTCTGGCCCATAGGGTTACACCCCTTCCTTGACGGCGACCGGGGTCGCGACGGTGACGGTGATGTGGCACGAGCGCTTCAGGATGCGACCAGCGCGGCCCTGGGCACGCGGCTGGATGCGCTTCATCGTCGGACCCTCGTCCACCATGATCTCGGTGATCACGAGCTCGTTCTCATCGAACCGCTCGCCGGCCTGGTCGGCCTTGACTCGAGCGTTCGCGATCGCGGACTCGATCAGCTTGCGCACGTCGACGGCGACCGCCTGCGGCTGGAACTTCAGCGAGGCTGCTGCCTCGACGGCGTTCTGACCACGGACGAGGTTCACGACGCGGCGAGCCTTCTGGGCGGTCACGCGGAGGTACCGCGTCTGCGCCTTGGCTTCCATCTCTAACTCCTCTTACCTTGCTCAGGCGCCTTAGCGGCGGCCCTTGCGGTCGTCCTTGACGTGGCCCTTGAACGTGCGCGTCGGGGCGAACTCGCCCAGCTTGTGGCCGACCATCGACTCGGTGACGAACACCGGGACGTGCTTGCGGCCGTCGTGCACGGCAAAGGTGTGACCCAGGAAGTCCGGCGTGATGACGCTACGGCGCGACCAGGTCTTGATGACGTTCTTCGTACCCGCCTCGTTCTGGGCGTCCACCTTCTTGGCGAGGTGGTCGTCGACGAACGGGCCCTTCTTCAGGCTGCGAGGCATCTGTGCGACTCCTTCTTAGCGCTTCTTGCCCGTGCGACGACGGCGCACAATGAGCTTGTCGGATTCCTTGTTCGGCTTGCGGGTGCGGCCCTCAGGCTTACCCCAAGGCGAGACCGGGTGGCGACCACCGGAAGTCTTGCCCTCACCACCACCGTGGGGGTGGTCCACCGGGTTCATGACGACACCACGCACGGTCGGGCGCTTGCCCTTCCAGCGCATGCGGCCGGCCTTGCCCCAGTTGATGTTCGACTGCTCGGCGTTGCCGACCTCGCCGATCGTGGCGCGGCAGCGCGCGTCGACGTTGCGGATCTCACCGGACGGCATACGCAGCTGGGCGTAGGGACCGTCCTTGGCGACGAGCTGCACCGACGCACCGGCCGAGCGGGCGATCTTCGCGCCGCCACCGGGCTTGAGCTCGATGGCGTGGATGACCGTACCGGTCGGGATGTTGCGCAGCGGCAGGTTGTTGCCGGGCTTGATGTCGGCACCGGCGCCGGCCTCGATCGGGTCGCCCTGCTGCAGCTTGTTCGGCGCGATGATGTAGCGCTTCTCGCCGTCCGCGTAGTGCAGGAGCGCGATGCGCGCCGTGCGGTTGGGGTCGTACTCGATGTGCGCGACGGTCGCGGGCACGCCGTCCTTGTCGTGACGACGGAAGTCGATCACGCGGTAGGCGCGCTTGTGACCGCCACCCTGGTGACGGGTGGTGATGCGACCGGTGTTGTTGCGGCCGCCCTTCTTGTGAAGGGGGCGAACGAGCGACTTCTCGGGCTCCGAACGGGTCACCTCGACGAAGTCGGCGACGGACGAGCCACGGCGGCCCGGAGTCGTCGGCTTGTACTTGCGAATAGCCATAGGTCCTGTTCCTTGCCTTGCTTAGCCGACCCGGCCGCTGAAGATGTCGAGCGCCTCGCCGCCACCGACGGTGACGATCGCGCGCTTGACGTCCTTGCGCTTGCCGAGGCCGAAGCGCGTGCGACGCGCCTTGCCCTTGCGGTTGATGGTGTTCACCGAGGTGACCTTCACACCGAAGACCTGCTCGACGGCGATCTTGATCTCCGTCTTGTTGGCCGACGGTGCAACCTCGAACGTGTACTTGCCCTCGTCCATCAGGCCGTAGCTCTTCTCCGACACGATGGGACGGATCAGGATGTCACGGGGGTCCTTGTTGAGTGCGGTCATGCTTACTTCTCCTCCGCCTCGGACTCGGTGGCGACGGCCGTGACCGACTTGCCGGTCGGGGGACCGGCGAGGAACGCCTCGAGAGCACCCGAGGTGAACACCGTGTCGTCGTTCACGAGCACGTCGTACGTGTTGAGCTGGTCGACCGCGATGACGTGGACGTCGGCAGCGTTGCGCAGCGACTTCCAGGCGATGCTGTCGGTGCGCTCGAGGACCACGAGGGCCGAGCGACCGGCGGCCGCGGTGTTGATGGCCGCAAGCGCAGCCTTCGTCGAGGGGACGTCGCCCGAGACGATGGAGGCGAGCACGTGGACGCGGCCGGCGCGGGCGCGGTCCGAGAGCGCACCGCGGAGCGCGGCAGCCTTCATCTTCTTGGGGGTGCGCTGCGAGTAGTCGCGCGGCTGCGGGCCGTGGACGGTGCCACCACCGGCGAACTGCGGCGCACGGGTCGAACCCTGGCGGGCGCGGCCGGTGCCCTTCTGCTTGTAGGGCTTGCGGCCACCACCGCGGACCTCGCCGCGGGTCTTGGTGGCGTGCGTGCCCTGGCGGGCGGCGGCGCGCTGGGCGACGACGACCTGGTGGATCAGCGGGACGTTGGTGACGGCGTCGAAGATCTCGGCGGGAAGCTCGGCGGTGCCGGACTTCTTGCCCTTCGCGTCGACCACGTCGACAGTCAGCGTGTCAGCCATGTGGTTCACGCACCCTTCACGGCGGTGCGGATGAGCACCACGCCGCCCTTGTTGCCGGGCACGGCGCCCTTGAGGAGCACCAGGCCCTTCTCGGCGTCGACCGAGTGGATGGTCAGGTTCTGCACGGTCTTGCGCGCGTTGCCCATACGGCCGGCCATCTTGATGCCGCGGAAGACGCGGGCCGGGTAGGACGCGCCACCGATCGAGCCGGGCTTGCGGTGGTTGCGGTGAGCACCGTGCGAGGCGCCCACGCCCTTGAAGCCGTGGCGCTTCATGACACCAGCGGTGCCCTTGCCCTTCGTCGTGCCCGTGACGTCGACCTTCTGGCCGGCCTCGAACACCTCGACGGTGAGCTCCTGGCCGAGCTCGAACTCGGAGGCGTTGCCGGTGCGGACCTCGGCGACGTGGCGGCGCGGGGTCACGCCGGCCTTCTCGAAGTGGCCCTTGAGCGGGTCGGTCACGCGACGGGGGTCGACGGTGCCGAACGCGAGCTGCACGGCCTCGTAGCCGTCGGCGTCAGCGGTTCGCACCTGGGTCACGACGTTGGTGTCAGCCTGGACGACGGTGACGGGAACAACCCGGCCCTCGTCGTCCCACACCTGCGTCATGCCCAGCTTCGTACCAAGCAGCGCGGTGACATTGCGCTGGGCATTGGAAGTCGTAGTCATGATGGTGAAAGTCCTTAAGGAAGCGTTAGAGCTTGATCTCGATGTTCACGACCGCGGGGAGGTCGAGACGCATGAGCGAGTCGACTGCCTTGGGCGTGGGGTCCACGATGTCGATGAGGCGCTTGTGGGTGCGCATCTCGAAGTGCTCGCGGGAGTCCTTGTACTTGTGGGGCGAACGGATCACACAGAACACGTTCTTCTCGGTGGGCAGCGGGACGGGTCCCACCACCGACGCACCAGCGCGCGTGACCGTCTCGACGATCTTGCGAGCCGAAGAGTCGATGACCTCGTGGTCGTAGCTCTTCAGCCGGATGCGGATCTTCTGTCCCGCCATGGCGTGGTCTGCCTTTTCTCTCGTACAACTATGGTCTCTCCCCCGACCCCCGCGCTCGGGCGTGTCGCCCATTCAGGACGCACGTCCGACCGGCCGATTTCTCGGATGGTCGTGGGAAGCGTGTGGCTGCCCGCAATGGGCAACCTGAATAGTGTGCCAGATCGACGGCTCTCTCGCAACACGGAGACCGTTCTGGCAACCGACGTCAAGGGTATCGTGGACACGCACGGCGCGCACGCCGGAGGCCCGCCCTCGGGCGGCCCTCTCCGTCCGACTTCAAGGAGCCCGCATGACGACCACGACGCCCGCCGTCGCGCCCGGCCCCGCGCGGCCCTTCGACGTCCTGCGCGCGTGGAGCCGTCCCGTCGCAGCCCTCGTGGTCGTTGCCGTGCCGGCTGGCCTTCTGTGGTGGCTCCACCCCGCCGCGTCGCTCGTCGTCCTGGTCCCGGCGGCGTTCGTAGCCTGGCGCCTGCGGGGCTCAGGTCTCGAGCCGTGGCTCCCCCAGCCGGTCGACAGGTTCCCCGACTCCGTCACCGACCCGCGCAGGCGCGCCTACGCACGCGACCTGAGGTGGCGCTGGGAGCACGCCATGGTCGTGGGCGGGCTGGGCTCGTACGGCCCCGACGGCGCCTACAGCGGGCCCACGCTGACCGCGGTCTCGCAGCATGGGACCAGCGTCGTCGCACACGCCACGATGCTGCCCGGTCAGTCCGTGCGCGACGTGGACGCCTGCCACGCCGCGCTCGCGGCGGGCCTCGAGGCCGCCGAGACGAGCCTGCTGGGCGGCACCCAGGACACCTTCGCGCTGCTCATCACCGAGCGCGACGCCGGCGAGGGCTGGACCTGACGCGGAGCCGTCAGGGGCGCCCGCAGGCGTCCCACCAGCGCTGCAGCGCAGCCCTGTCGACCGTGCCGTCCCCGGGGAAGGCCTCGGCCAGCCCCACGGCCTCGAGCACGCGTGCCGCCGACGCGTGCTGCTCCGCCGAGATCCGCTTCATCCAGGCGCGCGGGTCCTTGCCCGCATGCGCGTTCGAGCTCTTCGCGTGCGTCATCTTCGAGGGCTTCTCAAGATCGGTGAGCGCGGCGGGAGCGATGCCGAACCGCTCGGCACCGGCGGCGAGCTCGGAGCGGTCCTCGAGCGCGACGTCGTAGGACACGAGCGCGGTCCTCTCGCCGCCGTAGGTGCGCGCCGCCGTGACGTTCTCGATCGCCCACCGCGTCACAAGGGCGGTGTCGTCGTCCGCCACGGCGAGCTCCCGCAGCGGCAGGTCGCCCAGGAGCCCGTCGACGAGCTCGGGCTGGGCCATCATGTAATCCATCCGCTCGGGCGACCAGCCGAGCACGCTCTGGCTGCTGAGCGTCGCAAGCGGATGCCTGATCACATGGACGATGCGCACGTCGGGATGGTGCGCGGCTACCCAGCCGGCCCACATGGGGAAGCGGATCTCCTTGATGAGGCGGCCGCGATACCGATGCAGGGGGTTGAGCGACGCCTCCTGGTCCGCCCACGGGTGCCGGTAGCGGCCCGTGAGCACGTCCTCGACGGCCTCCTGCGAGGGCAGCGTGAGCGCGTCGACGGGAACGTAGCGTCCGGGCCTGAGGTCGCTGAAGCGCGCATCCAGGTCGGGCCGGAAAGGCTCGAAGATCGGACGCAGCCGCCCGGCGCGCGCGTAGGCCTCCATGAGCCAGGTGGTGCCCGAGCGGCCGCTGCCGCTCAGGAGGAAGGCATGGGCGGTGTCGCGATGGGGATCCCACACGGAGACGGAGCGCGCAAGCCTCTCGGCGCGGGTCAGAACGGCAGCCACGCGCCCACGCTAACAGTCGCGCCGTCCCGAGGGTGCCCGGGCACGACGAAGGCCCCCGGCGGATGCCGGGGGCCTTCGTACGATGCGTAGGAACTACGCGAGCGTCAGTTACTTGACGATCTTGGTGACGGTGCCCGAACCCACGGTGCGGCCACCCTCGCGGATCGCGAAGCCCTGGC
It encodes:
- the rpmC gene encoding 50S ribosomal protein L29, which codes for MAIGTKGLLPAELDAMEDERLVEELKKAKAELFNLRFQSATGQLENHGRLKAVKRDIARIYTILRERELGIRTAPTAKQ
- the rpsQ gene encoding 30S ribosomal protein S17, giving the protein MSSKNETTATAAERADRKTRRGYVVSDKMNKTITVEVEDRVKHPLYGKVMRRTSKIKAHDEANTAGVGDLVVVMETRPLSASKRWRLVEIVEKAK
- the rpsS gene encoding 30S ribosomal protein S19, translating into MPRSLKKGPFVDDHLAKKVDAQNEAGTKNVIKTWSRRSVITPDFLGHTFAVHDGRKHVPVFVTESMVGHKLGEFAPTRTFKGHVKDDRKGRR
- the rplB gene encoding 50S ribosomal protein L2, translating into MAIRKYKPTTPGRRGSSVADFVEVTRSEPEKSLVRPLHKKGGRNNTGRITTRHQGGGHKRAYRVIDFRRHDKDGVPATVAHIEYDPNRTARIALLHYADGEKRYIIAPNKLQQGDPIEAGAGADIKPGNNLPLRNIPTGTVIHAIELKPGGGAKIARSAGASVQLVAKDGPYAQLRMPSGEIRNVDARCRATIGEVGNAEQSNINWGKAGRMRWKGKRPTVRGVVMNPVDHPHGGGEGKTSGGRHPVSPWGKPEGRTRKPNKESDKLIVRRRRTGKKR
- the rpsJ gene encoding 30S ribosomal protein S10 codes for the protein MAGQKIRIRLKSYDHEVIDSSARKIVETVTRAGASVVGPVPLPTEKNVFCVIRSPHKYKDSREHFEMRTHKRLIDIVDPTPKAVDSLMRLDLPAVVNIEIKL
- the rplP gene encoding 50S ribosomal protein L16 codes for the protein MLIPRRVKYRKQHHPGRSGAATGGTEVSFGDYGIQALEPAYVTNRQIEAARIAMTRHIKRGGKVWINIYPDRPLTKKPAEVRMGSGKGSPEWWVSNVKPGRVLFELAGVPEELAREAMRRAQHKLPMKTRFVSREGGDI
- the rplV gene encoding 50S ribosomal protein L22, whose protein sequence is MEAKAQTRYLRVTAQKARRVVNLVRGQNAVEAAASLKFQPQAVAVDVRKLIESAIANARVKADQAGERFDENELVITEIMVDEGPTMKRIQPRAQGRAGRILKRSCHITVTVATPVAVKEGV
- the rplW gene encoding 50S ribosomal protein L23; translated protein: MTALNKDPRDILIRPIVSEKSYGLMDEGKYTFEVAPSANKTEIKIAVEQVFGVKVTSVNTINRKGKARRTRFGLGKRKDVKRAIVTVGGGEALDIFSGRVG
- the rplD gene encoding 50S ribosomal protein L4, yielding MADTLTVDVVDAKGKKSGTAELPAEIFDAVTNVPLIHQVVVAQRAAARQGTHATKTRGEVRGGGRKPYKQKGTGRARQGSTRAPQFAGGGTVHGPQPRDYSQRTPKKMKAAALRGALSDRARAGRVHVLASIVSGDVPSTKAALAAINTAAAGRSALVVLERTDSIAWKSLRNAADVHVIAVDQLNTYDVLVNDDTVFTSGALEAFLAGPPTGKSVTAVATESEAEEK
- the rplC gene encoding 50S ribosomal protein L3, with the translated sequence MTTTSNAQRNVTALLGTKLGMTQVWDDEGRVVPVTVVQADTNVVTQVRTADADGYEAVQLAFGTVDPRRVTDPLKGHFEKAGVTPRRHVAEVRTGNASEFELGQELTVEVFEAGQKVDVTGTTKGKGTAGVMKRHGFKGVGASHGAHRNHRKPGSIGGASYPARVFRGIKMAGRMGNARKTVQNLTIHSVDAEKGLVLLKGAVPGNKGGVVLIRTAVKGA
- the rpsC gene encoding 30S ribosomal protein S3, producing the protein MGQKVNPHGYRLGITTDHRSRWFADSTKPGERYRDYVNEDVKIRKLMSQGLERAGVSKVEIERTGGRVRVDLHTARPGIVIGRRGAEADKLRANLEKLTGKQVQLNILEVKNAEVDAQLVAQGIAEQLASRVSFRRAMRKGIQSALRAGAKGVRVQCSGRLGGAEMSRSEFYREGRVPLHTLRANIDYGFFEARTTFGQIGVKVWIYKGDMTEKEWAAEQAKAPRPQRGRGDRGGRGPRRDSAPRSDAPKADAPAAEAPAADAGKEG